A single Rubrivivax gelatinosus IL144 DNA region contains:
- the nuoF gene encoding NADH-quinone oxidoreductase subunit NuoF, producing the protein MSMVDLSKFKTRGVETCFHGRHLQPQIYAGLDGRNWRLADYVARGGYSALKKILGAHGGPGMTPDQVIAEVKLSALRGRGGAGFPTGLKWSFMPRQFPGPKYLVCNSDEGEPGTCKDRDILSFNPHIVIEGMCIAAYAMGIRTGYNYIHGEIFEVYQRFEEALDEARAAGFLGDNILGSQHSFQLHAFHGFGAYICGEETALLESLEGKKGQPRFKPPFPASFGLYGKPTTINNTETFAAVPWIINHGGQAYLEVGKPNNGGTKIFSVVGDVERPGNFEIPMGTPFSTLLEMAGGVKGGALKAVIPGGSSAPVLPAKVMMDLTMDYDAIAKAGSMLGSGAVIVMNDTRCMVKSLLRLSYFYQHESCGQCTPCREGTGWLWRLVERIETGKGRAEDLALLDSVADNIKGRTICALGDAAAMPVQGMLKHFRDEFAWHVDHKTCMVPQHA; encoded by the coding sequence ATGAGCATGGTCGACCTGTCCAAGTTCAAGACCCGCGGCGTCGAGACCTGCTTCCACGGCCGCCATCTGCAGCCGCAGATCTACGCCGGGCTGGACGGCCGCAACTGGCGGCTGGCCGACTACGTCGCGCGCGGCGGCTACTCGGCGCTGAAGAAGATCCTCGGCGCCCACGGCGGCCCGGGCATGACGCCGGACCAGGTCATCGCCGAGGTCAAGCTCTCGGCACTTCGCGGCCGCGGCGGCGCGGGCTTCCCGACGGGGCTGAAGTGGAGCTTCATGCCGCGCCAGTTCCCGGGGCCGAAGTACTTGGTGTGCAACTCCGACGAGGGCGAGCCCGGCACCTGCAAGGACCGCGACATCCTCTCGTTCAACCCGCACATCGTCATCGAGGGCATGTGCATCGCGGCCTACGCGATGGGCATCCGCACGGGCTACAACTACATCCACGGCGAGATCTTCGAGGTCTACCAGCGCTTCGAGGAGGCGCTCGACGAAGCGCGTGCCGCCGGTTTCCTCGGCGACAACATCCTCGGCTCGCAGCACAGCTTCCAGCTGCACGCCTTCCACGGCTTCGGCGCCTACATCTGCGGCGAAGAGACCGCGCTGCTCGAGTCGCTCGAAGGCAAGAAGGGCCAGCCGCGCTTCAAGCCGCCGTTCCCGGCGAGCTTCGGCCTGTACGGCAAGCCGACGACGATCAACAACACCGAGACCTTCGCCGCGGTGCCGTGGATCATCAACCACGGCGGCCAGGCCTATCTCGAGGTCGGCAAGCCGAACAACGGCGGCACGAAGATCTTCTCGGTGGTCGGCGACGTCGAACGCCCGGGCAACTTCGAGATCCCGATGGGCACGCCGTTCTCGACGCTGCTGGAGATGGCCGGCGGCGTGAAGGGCGGGGCGCTGAAGGCGGTGATCCCCGGCGGCTCGTCGGCGCCGGTGCTGCCGGCCAAGGTGATGATGGACCTGACGATGGACTACGACGCCATCGCCAAGGCCGGCTCGATGCTGGGCTCGGGCGCGGTCATCGTCATGAACGACACGCGCTGCATGGTCAAGAGCCTGCTGCGCCTGTCCTACTTCTACCAGCACGAGAGCTGCGGCCAGTGCACGCCGTGCCGCGAAGGCACCGGCTGGCTGTGGCGCCTGGTGGAACGCATCGAGACCGGGAAGGGCCGCGCCGAGGACCTGGCGCTGCTCGACTCCGTCGCGGACAACATCAAGGGCCGCACGATCTGCGCCCTGGGTGACGCGGCTGCCATGCCCGTGCAGGGCATGCTGAAGCACTTCCGCGACGAATTCGCCTGGCACGTCGACCACAAGACCTGCATGGTCCCCCAGCACGCCTAG